One Sus scrofa isolate TJ Tabasco breed Duroc chromosome 1, Sscrofa11.1, whole genome shotgun sequence DNA segment encodes these proteins:
- the RFPL4B gene encoding ret finger protein-like 4B, which produces MANNLQDEAACTVCLEVFFSPITLSCTHTFCLYCMQSWMKEQEDLKLVCPMCRGVIENPPLKDWQIEELALLITQHSSRLEQGMHMSDEYLKFWEDITLDPATANSFLVFSEDLRSIQYGKIYQNLMEDPQRFDYWAGVLGTPCFVSGCHYWEVEVGEGNEWALGVCKMSVNRKRPSGFSSDHGFWIIRMKAGTIYTFSVLETRIPVSPGLCHVGVFLDIELEEIKFFDVSNDVLIYTHNNLSCLEPLCPFFSLELPREGEKGASLKICPSEMNPFIETSCEMNEVFDVRNEIHPFLETAC; this is translated from the coding sequence ATGGCCAACAATCTGCAAGATGAGGCAGCGTGTACAGTTTGTCTGGAGGTTTTCTTCAGCCCCATTACTCTTTCCTGCACCCACACTTTCTGCCTTTATTGCATGCAAAGTTGGATGAAAGAGCAGGAGGATCTAAAATTGGTCTGCCCCATGTGTCGAGGTGTCATTGAGAATCCTCCTTTGAAGGACTGGCAAATCGAAGAACTGGCTCTTCTCATCACACAGCACAGCTCCCGACTGGAGCAGGGTATGCACATGAGTGATGAGTACCTGAAATTCTGGGAGGATATAACTCTGGACCCAGCCACTGCCAACTCCTTTCTTGTCTTCTCTGAGGACCTAAGGAGCATCCAGTATGGGAAGATCTACCAAAACTTGATGGAAGATCCCCAGAGATTCGACTACTGGGCTGGTGTCCTGGGCACCCCGTGCTTCGTCTCTGGTTGTCATTACTGGGAGGTAGAAGTGGGAGAGGGGAACGAGTGGGCTCTGGGGGTCTGCAAGATGTCAGTCAACAGGAAGAGGCCAAGTGGTTTCTCCTCTGACCATGGCTTCTGGATCATCCGCATGAAGGCAGGCACAATCTATACCTTCTCTGTCCTAGAAACCAGAATTCCTGTAAGCCCTGGCCTTTGCCACGTAGGAGTTTTTCTAGATATTGAGTTGGAAGAAATCAAGTTTTTTGATGTTAGCAATGATGTCCTCATCTACACACACAATAATTTATCCTGTTTAGAGCCTTTGTGTCCGTTCTTCTCTCTTGAGTTGCCCAGAGAAGGTGAGAAGGGTGCCTCCTTGAAGATCTGTCCATCAGAAATGAATCCCTTTATAGAAACTTCCTGTGAGATGAATGAGGTTTTTGATGTGAGAAACGAAATTCATCCCTTCCTAGAAACTGCCTGTTAG